Genomic segment of Cronobacter dublinensis subsp. dublinensis LMG 23823:
GCGACCACAAAGCTGCCGAGCTTGATGATGTCCTGCAGGTTAGAGCCCGCCACGACTTTGGTCATCAGCGCCAGCACGCCATACGGGGTCAGCTGCATGACCAGACGCACCAGCTTCATCACCCAGCTTTGCAGGATGTCGATAGCCGCCAGCACGCGCTCGCCTTTCGGCGCGTCGTCTTTCAGCAGTTTCAGTGCCGCGACGCCCAGGAAGGCCGCGAAAATCACCACGCTGATGATAGAGGTCGGGCTCGCGCCGGTGAGATCGGCAAACGGGTTTTTCGGTACGAAGGAGAGCAGCAGCTGCGGCACGGTGAGGTCGGCGACTTTACCGGCGTAGTTGGTCTGAATGGCGTTCAGACGCGCGGTTTCCGCGCTGCCCTGCACCAGGCCTTCCGCCGTCAGGCCGAAGAGGTTGGTCACCAGCACGCCGACCAGGGCGGCGATAAGCGTGGTGAACAGCAGCGTGCCGATGGTCAGAACGCTGATTTTACCGAGCGAAGAGGCGTTATGCAGGCGCGCGACGGCGCTCAGGATCATCGCAAACACCAGCGGCATGACAATCATCTGCAGCAGCTGCACATAGCCGTTGCCGACAATGTTGAACCACTGGATGGAGGTTTTCAGCGTCTCGCTGTCAGAGCCATAAATGGTGTGCAGCGCGAGCCCGAAGACCACGCCCATCGCCAGACCAAGTAATACTTTTT
This window contains:
- a CDS encoding L-cystine transporter; amino-acid sequence: MNLPLIANVIAFVVLLLLLARTRHTQWSLAKKVLLGLAMGVVFGLALHTIYGSDSETLKTSIQWFNIVGNGYVQLLQMIVMPLVFAMILSAVARLHNASSLGKISVLTIGTLLFTTLIAALVGVLVTNLFGLTAEGLVQGSAETARLNAIQTNYAGKVADLTVPQLLLSFVPKNPFADLTGASPTSIISVVIFAAFLGVAALKLLKDDAPKGERVLAAIDILQSWVMKLVRLVMQLTPYGVLALMTKVVAGSNLQDIIKLGSFVVASYLGLGIMFVVHGVLLAVNGVSPLRYFRKVWPVLTFAFTSRSSAASIPLNVEAQTRRLGVPESIASFAASFGATIGQNGCAGLYPTMLAVMVAPTVGINPLDPVWIATLVGIVTLSSAGVAGVGGGATFAALIVLPAMGLPVTLVALLISVEPLIDMGRTALNVSGSMTAGTLTSQWLKQTDKTILNSDDEAELAHR